A window of Castanea sativa cultivar Marrone di Chiusa Pesio chromosome 1, ASM4071231v1 contains these coding sequences:
- the LOC142622755 gene encoding F-box protein At5g39250: MLKMDYEEVLKAVFPLLDGVDLASCMAVSKQWRDIARDDYFWKCVCAKRWPSICKRPNPPTLTFYKLYQTFYKRQNCRTLLPPRLSFDDLEFFIDIWTEGRLIFSEVVPGPVLQAGIKIPPPGICDMLRFHLEGPEYKMTLPVEPRFTVPICQTVSVSVLVGRKDSNRVACIINKSMFDYIDRTAYRALAFDYLDFSPDYPFISGIRAWISLLFMEDGNDGAIDVFGVEMDFCDAANSKDEVLWLLDMLDWK; the protein is encoded by the coding sequence ATGCTGAAAATGGATTATGAAGAAGTTTTGAAGGCAGTTTTTCCTTTATTGGATGGTGTGGACCTTGCTTCTTGTATGGCAGTGAGTAAGCAGTGGAGAGACATAGCCCGAGATGATTACTTTTGGAAATGTGTATGTGCCAAGAGATGGCCTTCGATCTGCAAGCGGCCTAACCCTCCAACTTTAACCTTCTATAAGCTATATCAGACCTTTTATAAACGGCAGAATTGTCGAACTCTTCTTCCCCCAAGGCTGTCCTTTGatgatttggaattttttattgACATTTGGACTGAAGGCAGATTAATATTTTCTGAAGTAGTCCCAGGCCCTGTTTTACAAGCTGGCATCAAGATCCCACCTCCAGGAATTTGTGACATGCTTAGGTTTCACCTGGAGGGCCCTGAGTACAAGATGACATTACCTGTTGAGCCAAGGTTCACCGTTCCTATATGCCAGACTGTCAGTGTTTCAGTGCTTGTGGGGCGCAAGGATTCCAATAGGGTTGCTTGCATCATCAATAAATCCATGTTTGATTATATAGATAGGACAGCATATAGGGCCTTGGCATTTGACTATTTAGACTTTTCTCCTGATTACCCTTTCATCTCAGGAATCCGGGCATGGATCTCTTTGCTTTTCATGGAAGATGGAAATGACGGTGCTATTGATGTTTTTGGGGTTGAAATGGATTTCTGTGATGCGGCAAATTCCAAGGATGAGGTTCTATGGTTATTAGACATGCTTGATTGGAAGTGA
- the LOC142622332 gene encoding expansin-A23-like: MTLFVIAMSRRISIGEKINSNWIDAHATFYGDMTGRETMQGACGYGDLFEQGYGLATTALSTALFNNGGTCGACFEIMCVNDPQWCIPNAGTITVTATNLCPPSSNPSGNWCNPPLQHFDLSMPMFTKLAPFKAGIIPVKYRRAPCIKKGGVRFQITGNPNFLLVLLYNVGGAGDISDVKVKGSNTNWIQMTHNWGQNWQTGTPLVGQSLSFQATTSDGKMLEFDNVAPPNWQFGQSYQAAINF; encoded by the exons ATGACTCTTTTTGTGATAGCCATGAGCAGAAGAATCAGCATTGGCgagaaaataaatagtaattgGATTGATGCACATGCAACGTTCTATGGTGACATGACTGGTAGAGAAACCATGC AGGGAGCTTGTGGGTATGGTGATCTTTTCGAACAAGGTTATGGCCTTGCGACAACAGCCCTAAGCACTGCACTCTTCAACAATGGAGGCACTTGTGGTGCATGTTTTGAGATAATGTGTGTCAATGATCCACAATGGTGCATACCAAATGCTGGCACAATCACAGTCACAGCCACCAATTTATGCCCTCCTAGCTCTAACCCTAGTGGAAATTGGTGCAACCCCCCACTTCAGCACTTTGACTTGTCCATGCCCATGTTCACAAAACTTGCACCATTTAAAGCTGGAATCATCCCTGTTAAGTATCGTCGAGCCCCATGTATTAAGAAAGGAGGAGTTAGGTTTCAGATAACAGGAAATCCAAATTTTTTGCTTGTACTGTTGTACAATGTTGGAGGCGCTGGTGATATTTCTGATGTCAAAGTCAaaggctctaataccaattggaTTCAGATGACACACAATTGGGGCCAAAATTGGCAGACTGGCACACCTTTAGTAGGACAAAGCTTGTCATTCCAAGCGACTACTAGTGATGGAAAAATGTTGGAGTTCGATAATGTTGCACCTCCTAATTGGCAATTTGGTCAAAGTTACCAGGCCGcgattaatttttag
- the LOC142631400 gene encoding putative F-box protein At4g09190, translating into MDGGLVGLRGSNFDSIPREIILYIFSLTLLTLPLHSLLRLRFVCKSWYVLITESAEAYLKLSRETSLGIISYCYCYDNYFGVDGRRGKFFLRINSLQIGGGFKILMTKFINTSTTSLDTRLYLLESINGLIGLCDAKDNVHLCNPFIGEIVTLPRCDSGPVGRKRVTYVTGFGYASVTKQYKVIKLFGESYKGKVFPKVKAAVLTVGSSNSWRIVETPINNDKSIWRDIIFLDGTLYDKSTIWRNTIYLDGTVYWLNFYGIESVIIMAFDVSDETFRRINPPSNLCDQLESWKCLEIYEGRLCLVGFIQHPRKCLDLYIMLQDHRWVFRHRVLFEDVQPFDVQPYDIAGSYSIRFSCLNQGKLMLRQIGEGEWVFYDIKSKVLEAVEIGNINGLNTPGFTVVFCPFEESLVPIPRG; encoded by the coding sequence ATGGATGGAGGACTAGTAGGTCTAAGAGGCAGCAATTTTGATTCTATCCCACGTGAGATCATCCTCTACATATTCTCACTGACACTCCTCACGCTTCCACTTCATAGTTTGCTCAGATTAAGGTTCGTGTGCAAGTCCTGGTATGTGCTAATCACTGAATCAGCGGAGGCATACTTGAAGCTCTCAAGGGAAACCTCTCTTGGAATCATTAGTTATTGCTACTGTTATGATAACTATTTTGGTGTTGATGGACGTCGTGGTAAGTTTTTCCTTCGCATAAATTCGTTACAAATTGGAGgtggttttaaaattttgatgacAAAATTCATAAATACCAGTACCACTTCATTGGATACAAGACTCTACCTGCTAGAATCCATTAACGGTTTGATCGGTTTATGTGATGCCAAAGATAATGTTCATTTGTGTAATCCCTTCATTGGAGAGATTGTTACTCTCCCACGTTGTGATTCTGGTCCTGTTGGTCGAAAGAGGGTCACTTACGTAACTGGATTTGGATATGCTTCTGTAACAAAGCAATATAAAGTTATCAAACTCTTCGGAGAGTCTTATAAAGGGAAGGTATTTCCTAAAGTCAAAGCAGCAGTACTAACAGTGGGATCTTCTAATTCATGGAGGATTGTTGAAACTCCAATCAACAATGACAAATCTATTTGGAGAGATATAATCTTTTTGGATGGGACTCTATATGACAAATCTACTATTTGGAGAAATACAATTTATTTGGATGGCACTGTATATTGGTTGAATTTCTACGGGATTGAATCGGTTATTATTATGGCATTTGATGTTAGTGATGAAACATTTCGAAGAATCAATCCTCCTTCAAACCTTTGTGATCAATTGGAATCATGGAAGTGTTTAGAAATATATGAAGGTAGGTTGTGTCTGGTTGGCTTCATCCAGCACCCTAGGAAGTGTTTAGACCTATATATCATGCTACAAGATCATCGATGGGTATTTCGGCATAGAGTCCTTTTCGAGGATGTTCAACCGTTTGATGTTCAACCATATGATATTGCAGGCTCATATTCTATTAGATTCTCATGCCTCAACCAAGGGAAATTAATGCTTCGGCAGATTGGAGAAGGAGAATGGGTTTTTTATGACATCAAAAGTAAAGTCCTTGAAGCTGTAGAAATTGGTAACATTAATGGTCTAAATACCCCAGGTTTTACTGTAGTATTTTGTCCTTTTGAGGAAAGCTTGGTCCCTATACCTAGGGGCTAA